In Desulfofundulus kuznetsovii DSM 6115, the following are encoded in one genomic region:
- a CDS encoding copper amine oxidase N-terminal domain-containing protein yields MKGLKKFFSLALVTVLIFSLAAGAWAAPKGWGQSGQARGHAERNIEQEHERNMNEGATVEEKEQNQNKEKEQEMNEQEKEPEQEKNRLKKQEKKKSVTEHVYKGVENALQHVKNPVARAALQAILEGRSVAQAVYEAKQCLKDWNDQNEIVIVAGELKEALEEDVSADSLTRAQGYKHLGEMFIKAGKMEDARSLLEQALRNNPGDDEIYSALNKVFAKVKDNKVKVYIKGNMPMFDVAPVVENGRVLVPLRVLAESLGAAVDYKDNTINIQLNNSTVKLVVGSGNALVDGNPVMLEVPARVVDGRTLVPLRFIGEGLKAKVNYYREGNLVAVE; encoded by the coding sequence ATGAAGGGGTTGAAAAAGTTTTTCTCCCTGGCACTGGTTACCGTACTGATCTTTTCCCTGGCGGCTGGTGCGTGGGCTGCACCAAAAGGGTGGGGTCAGTCCGGCCAGGCCAGAGGACACGCTGAACGGAACATTGAGCAAGAACATGAAAGGAACATGAATGAAGGGGCCACGGTTGAGGAAAAAGAGCAGAACCAGAATAAGGAAAAAGAACAGGAAATGAATGAACAGGAGAAAGAACCGGAACAGGAGAAAAATAGGCTAAAAAAGCAGGAAAAAAAGAAGAGCGTGACAGAGCACGTTTATAAGGGTGTAGAAAACGCCCTGCAGCATGTGAAAAACCCGGTGGCCCGGGCTGCTCTGCAGGCCATTCTGGAAGGGAGAAGCGTTGCCCAGGCGGTTTATGAAGCAAAGCAGTGCCTTAAGGATTGGAACGACCAGAATGAGATCGTCATCGTAGCCGGGGAATTGAAAGAGGCGCTGGAAGAGGATGTGTCCGCCGATAGCCTTACCAGGGCACAAGGTTATAAGCACCTGGGCGAGATGTTCATTAAGGCCGGAAAAATGGAGGATGCCCGTTCGCTGTTGGAGCAGGCCCTGAGGAACAACCCGGGTGACGATGAAATCTATTCTGCCTTAAATAAGGTTTTTGCTAAAGTAAAAGATAATAAGGTAAAAGTGTATATAAAAGGAAACATGCCCATGTTTGATGTGGCCCCCGTGGTTGAAAATGGCCGCGTCCTGGTGCCGCTCCGGGTACTGGCAGAGAGCCTCGGTGCCGCCGTTGATTACAAGGATAACACCATTAACATTCAACTCAACAATTCCACCGTTAAACTGGTAGTGGGCAGCGGGAATGCATTAGTTGACGGAAACCCGGTTATGCTGGAGGTTCCCGCCAGGGTTGTTGACGGACGGACACTGGTGCCTCTGCGCTTTATCGGGGAAGGTTTGAAGGCTAAAGTAAATTACTACCGGGAAGGCAATCTTGTGGCGGTAGAATAG
- the pabB gene encoding aminodeoxychorismate synthase component I, producing the protein MPVCLPLIKKIPVTADVLALFEGLSSRPYSFLLDSGLIVQGLGRYSLMGADPFLVLRSRGKRLWLEREGETTPLAGRPLEKLKDLLTRYRLPPGSCPLPFSGGAVGYFSYDLGRVLEKMPSLAVDDLQTPDLCLGFYDVVTVVDRVTGEVWVVSTGFPETGPAAAARRARQRLAETCSLLASGMQRQQMVTVPVETSREPWSHAGDTGIPRVNSSYHGSHPGKRNAPVLFAHFDEISYCRAVQRAKDYIAAGDIFQVNLSQRFSLPRVVEPWPLYRRLRAINAAPMAAYLNFGEFQVVCSSPERFLKVTGRRVETRPIKGTRPRGKDPASDMRLREELWNSEKDRAELVMIVDMERNDLGRVCRTGSVRVPELYRLEEYATVFHLVSTVEGELAPDKDVVDLLAAAFPGGSISGAPKIRAMEIIEELEPVRRGIYTGSIGYIGFDGNADLNIVIRTLIFKGEQIYFQVGGGITIDSDPYMEYVETLDKARALVRALGLDDRQAFASLAVRPVVYGNHQSTR; encoded by the coding sequence ATGCCGGTGTGTTTACCTCTAATAAAGAAAATCCCGGTAACAGCAGACGTATTGGCCCTCTTCGAAGGGCTATCCTCCCGCCCCTACAGCTTTTTGCTGGACAGCGGGTTGATCGTCCAGGGACTGGGCCGGTACTCCCTGATGGGGGCAGATCCCTTTCTGGTGTTGCGCTCCCGGGGAAAACGCTTATGGCTGGAACGGGAAGGGGAAACCACTCCTTTAGCCGGCCGCCCTCTGGAAAAGCTCAAAGATTTACTGACCCGTTATCGCCTGCCCCCGGGCAGCTGTCCCCTACCTTTCAGCGGCGGCGCGGTGGGATACTTCAGCTACGACCTGGGGCGGGTACTGGAAAAAATGCCTTCCCTGGCTGTGGACGATTTACAGACCCCCGACCTCTGCCTGGGGTTTTACGACGTGGTTACGGTAGTGGACCGTGTTACGGGAGAAGTATGGGTGGTTTCCACCGGTTTTCCGGAAACCGGTCCCGCAGCTGCCGCACGGCGGGCGCGGCAAAGGCTGGCTGAAACCTGCAGTTTGCTGGCCAGCGGGATGCAGCGGCAACAAATGGTAACCGTTCCCGTAGAAACAAGCCGGGAACCGTGGTCACATGCCGGCGACACGGGCATACCGCGGGTAAACAGTTCTTACCATGGAAGCCATCCCGGGAAACGAAACGCGCCCGTCCTTTTTGCCCATTTTGACGAAATCAGCTACTGCCGGGCGGTGCAGCGGGCCAAAGATTACATTGCCGCCGGGGACATCTTTCAGGTCAACCTGTCCCAGCGCTTTTCCCTGCCCCGGGTGGTGGAGCCCTGGCCCCTGTACCGGCGCCTGCGGGCCATCAATGCCGCCCCCATGGCGGCCTACCTGAACTTTGGAGAATTCCAGGTGGTCTGCTCTTCACCGGAACGCTTCCTCAAGGTAACCGGCAGGCGGGTGGAGACCCGCCCCATAAAAGGAACCCGCCCCCGGGGAAAAGACCCGGCCAGCGATATGCGGCTCAGGGAGGAGTTGTGGAACAGTGAAAAAGACCGGGCCGAACTGGTGATGATTGTGGATATGGAGCGCAACGATCTGGGACGGGTCTGCCGGACGGGATCGGTGCGGGTGCCGGAACTTTACCGGCTGGAGGAGTATGCCACCGTATTTCATCTGGTTTCCACAGTGGAAGGGGAACTGGCCCCGGATAAAGATGTGGTGGACCTGCTGGCGGCGGCCTTTCCCGGCGGCTCCATCAGCGGGGCGCCAAAGATCCGGGCCATGGAAATCATTGAGGAACTGGAACCGGTACGCCGGGGTATTTACACCGGCTCCATCGGCTACATCGGCTTTGACGGTAACGCCGATTTAAATATAGTGATCCGCACGCTGATATTTAAAGGGGAACAAATCTACTTCCAGGTTGGCGGTGGCATTACCATCGATTCAGACCCTTACATGGAGTATGTAGAAACGCTGGACAAGGCCCGGGCACTGGTACGGGCGCTTGGTCTGGATGACCGGCAGGCTTTCGCTTCCCTGGCCGTCAGGCCGGTGGTGTATGGGAATCATCAATCAACCCGGTGA
- the phnH gene encoding phosphonate C-P lyase system protein PhnH, which translates to MNEMWDISWFDPVYSSQKVFRQLLDCMARPGKIAELRGVEGESRDFLYVAALALTLMDEETTFATLGPGWEEFVSFCKFYTGSRPAAPEQADFVFIDGDRPGPDLIQVRRGNLLFPDQGATVICRVNTIYPGAFQAAGEGIVLRLRGPGVPGERELTVAGLTRENLACLEKLNSEFPLGVDTILVSVQGQLACIPRSSSMTWC; encoded by the coding sequence ATGAACGAGATGTGGGATATTTCCTGGTTTGACCCGGTTTACAGCAGTCAAAAAGTGTTTCGTCAATTACTGGATTGCATGGCCAGGCCGGGAAAAATAGCCGAACTCAGGGGGGTTGAGGGAGAATCCAGGGACTTTCTCTACGTTGCTGCCTTGGCACTAACGCTAATGGATGAGGAGACTACATTTGCAACACTGGGGCCGGGCTGGGAGGAATTTGTTTCGTTTTGCAAGTTTTACACCGGAAGCAGGCCAGCAGCTCCTGAGCAGGCAGATTTCGTGTTTATCGACGGCGATCGGCCGGGGCCGGACTTGATACAAGTTCGCCGCGGCAACTTGTTGTTTCCTGACCAGGGGGCGACTGTCATCTGCCGTGTAAATACCATTTATCCCGGTGCTTTTCAGGCAGCCGGAGAAGGGATTGTGCTGCGCCTGCGGGGGCCCGGAGTGCCGGGTGAACGAGAGCTCACCGTGGCCGGGCTGACCAGAGAGAACCTGGCTTGCCTGGAGAAACTTAACTCTGAATTCCCCCTTGGGGTAGACACCATCCTGGTGAGTGTTCAGGGTCAACTGGCCTGTATTCCCCGGTCGTCAAGTATGACGTGGTGCTGA
- a CDS encoding anthranilate synthase component II yields MVIMIDNYDSFVYNLVQYLQELGQQVRVFRNDRVTLEEMEALSPSHIVISPGPCTPDEAGISLAAIKHFAGRIPILGVCLGHQAIGQAFGGRVVRAGRPMHGKTSLVYHDGTGIYRGLPNPFAAARYHSLLVERETLPDCLTITAQTGQGEIMGLRHREYSVEGVQFHPESILTMVGKKLLANFLTLA; encoded by the coding sequence GTGGTCATCATGATCGATAACTATGACTCCTTTGTGTACAACCTGGTCCAGTACCTGCAGGAACTGGGGCAACAGGTACGGGTTTTCCGTAACGACCGGGTGACCCTGGAGGAAATGGAAGCTCTTTCTCCCAGCCACATTGTGATTTCCCCCGGTCCCTGCACACCAGATGAAGCAGGAATATCCCTGGCTGCAATCAAACACTTTGCCGGTCGCATCCCCATCCTGGGCGTATGCCTGGGCCACCAAGCCATCGGTCAGGCCTTTGGCGGGCGGGTCGTAAGGGCCGGACGGCCCATGCACGGCAAAACTTCCCTGGTCTACCATGACGGCACTGGTATTTACCGCGGGTTACCCAATCCCTTTGCCGCTGCCCGGTACCACTCCCTGCTGGTGGAAAGAGAAACCCTCCCGGACTGCCTGACCATTACCGCCCAAACCGGTCAGGGGGAAATCATGGGTTTGAGGCACCGGGAATATTCGGTGGAGGGGGTACAGTTTCACCCGGAATCCATTTTAACGATGGTAGGGAAAAAACTGCTGGCAAATTTCCTGACCCTGGCCTGA
- the phnF gene encoding phosphonate metabolism transcriptional regulator PhnF — protein MLDKANGIPYYRQIAQDLARQIRQGAFSAQERLPSESDLSTYYGVNRHTVRQAIAELINAGLVYRLKGKGTYPVRGAERQIQYKVSSRTCFTRNIMELGHSPAARILKAVEMPPSPDVVTELNLDQNQRVVVLEILRSVDNEPFSVATSYLPSHLVPGLLNFLEGFTSLYHLLEKHYHLRPIRARSALRAVLPTADDAAILEISPNVPVLQVKSTMLTEGGVVIEYCVSRFRGDRSCLQVDFSRGQEVRK, from the coding sequence ATGCTGGATAAGGCCAACGGCATTCCTTACTACCGGCAAATTGCACAGGATTTAGCAAGACAAATCCGGCAGGGGGCCTTCAGTGCTCAGGAGCGGTTGCCCTCTGAATCGGACTTAAGTACGTATTACGGAGTCAATCGCCATACCGTGCGTCAGGCCATTGCCGAGTTGATAAATGCGGGCCTGGTTTACCGCCTTAAGGGGAAGGGAACCTATCCCGTGCGGGGAGCGGAAAGGCAAATACAGTATAAGGTATCAAGCCGCACCTGTTTTACCCGAAACATTATGGAACTGGGGCATTCCCCTGCTGCAAGGATTTTAAAAGCGGTGGAGATGCCCCCCTCTCCCGACGTGGTCACAGAACTGAACCTGGATCAGAACCAGCGGGTCGTGGTTCTGGAAATTTTACGCTCCGTAGACAATGAGCCCTTTTCCGTAGCCACCTCTTATCTCCCAAGCCATCTGGTGCCAGGCCTGTTAAATTTTCTGGAAGGATTCACCTCTCTTTACCACCTCCTGGAAAAACACTATCATCTGCGCCCCATCCGCGCTCGCTCAGCTTTGCGCGCCGTCCTGCCTACCGCTGATGATGCAGCAATATTGGAAATTTCACCCAATGTACCGGTGCTGCAGGTGAAAAGTACCATGCTTACGGAAGGGGGGGTGGTAATAGAATACTGCGTCTCGCGATTCAGGGGAGACAGGAGTTGTTTGCAGGTAGATTTTTCCCGTGGTCAAGAGGTTCGTAAGTAG
- the phnE gene encoding phosphonate ABC transporter, permease protein PhnE, with amino-acid sequence MLRLIEGASLKSAVPWRERFFTWQRVLVVALAVVVYWRSAVDCELSPLTLIQGTPHLVDIVSRMLPPNFSIMGSLIRPTLETVEMAIWGTTLAVIIAIPLGVLAAQNVSPHPILYTLSRLILNALRAISEMVFALIFVAAVGLGPFPGVLAVAIHSAGQLGKFYAEAIENIDRGPVEALEATGAHKIQTLVFAVVPQIVPEFITYTLYRWEVNVRAATVLGLVGAGGIGFELLTSMRLFQYQDTSAILLVILLTVSIVDFLSSRIRSAII; translated from the coding sequence ATGCTTAGGCTTATTGAAGGTGCATCTTTAAAATCAGCAGTACCGTGGCGGGAGAGATTTTTTACCTGGCAGAGGGTGCTGGTGGTGGCGCTAGCGGTGGTCGTCTACTGGCGCAGCGCAGTGGATTGTGAATTGAGCCCCTTGACCCTCATTCAGGGAACGCCCCATCTTGTGGATATTGTGAGCCGGATGTTACCCCCGAATTTTTCAATTATGGGATCACTCATACGGCCCACATTGGAAACGGTAGAAATGGCCATCTGGGGAACTACCCTGGCGGTAATAATAGCGATTCCCCTGGGGGTATTGGCAGCTCAGAATGTGTCTCCTCACCCTATTCTATACACGCTTTCCAGGCTGATCCTGAATGCCCTGCGGGCCATCTCGGAGATGGTTTTTGCCTTGATTTTTGTAGCTGCTGTTGGTCTGGGCCCCTTCCCGGGGGTTCTGGCCGTAGCCATTCATTCCGCCGGGCAGTTGGGCAAGTTTTATGCCGAGGCCATTGAAAATATTGACCGTGGTCCGGTGGAGGCATTGGAGGCCACCGGTGCCCATAAGATCCAAACATTGGTCTTTGCGGTAGTACCCCAGATTGTACCTGAATTTATTACCTATACCTTGTACCGTTGGGAGGTCAATGTACGGGCGGCGACCGTGCTTGGCCTGGTCGGGGCTGGTGGCATCGGTTTTGAGTTGTTAACCAGTATGCGTTTGTTCCAGTATCAGGATACTTCTGCCATACTGCTGGTCATTCTGCTTACCGTAAGTATAGTGGATTTTCTTTCCAGCCGCATACGCAGCGCCATCATTTAA
- a CDS encoding type II toxin-antitoxin system PemK/MazF family toxin — protein sequence MPNPGEVVVTNFAYSDLSGAKVRPALVVSKPEFTAVTGLVVVAAISGQPVKNVFEYALNNWKEAGLNLPSKVCAGKLFAVNSSLVKKIGELSESDFVEVKKLLANALV from the coding sequence ATGCCAAATCCTGGTGAGGTAGTGGTTACTAATTTCGCGTATTCTGACCTGAGCGGGGCGAAAGTGCGGCCCGCTCTTGTTGTAAGTAAACCCGAATTTACTGCGGTGACAGGCTTAGTTGTCGTAGCGGCAATATCAGGGCAACCGGTTAAAAATGTTTTCGAGTACGCTTTAAACAACTGGAAGGAAGCTGGTCTTAATCTACCCTCTAAGGTTTGTGCGGGCAAGTTATTTGCGGTAAATTCGAGTTTAGTTAAGAAAATTGGGGAGTTAAGTGAAAGCGATTTTGTCGAGGTTAAAAAATTATTGGCAAACGCTTTGGTCTAA
- a CDS encoding PD-(D/E)XK nuclease family transposase, producing MEVWLMYLNNLPGDELEAIPVEVPGLKKALTIEEIFKKSEKERRLYELREKAIRDEISMVAGAKAEGVRESIIRFVRKRFKSVSGELQAKIKQITDIEALERLYDELLDAETPEQAAEIVSRM from the coding sequence CTGGAAGTCTGGTTAATGTACCTGAACAACCTTCCGGGCGACGAACTGGAGGCGATACCGGTGGAAGTGCCGGGCCTGAAAAAAGCGTTGACCATCGAAGAAATTTTCAAGAAAAGCGAAAAGGAGCGCCGCCTTTACGAGCTGCGGGAAAAGGCCATCCGGGACGAGATATCTATGGTGGCCGGAGCTAAAGCAGAAGGCGTAAGAGAATCCATTATTAGATTTGTCCGGAAGAGATTCAAATCTGTATCAGGCGAGTTGCAAGCAAAAATTAAACAGATAACCGATATTGAAGCATTGGAACGCCTTTACGATGAATTGCTTGACGCGGAAACACCAGAGCAGGCGGCAGAAATCGTTTCCAGGATGTGA
- a CDS encoding sensor domain-containing diguanylate cyclase, which translates to MQSFVHPSENYQILKSLDSLVQNITENQKVFCQKVAEIKDNHYTLVKSYYQESQRLIKMLKETAFLCSLMFSIEDEKSICVSAINILRKLLQEPVTIRILCASSSRTKLETVAEEKSAAHDIKNVCSKSPLNCIAIKTCRPIIYSPLESTVPCPEMLDSPDQYTYACVPLVAEGVAFGCINILFEHDTKMDRLKENIDLINILAGYASLAIYNNRLIKTVKREALTDKLTGLPNRRFGMEALQGEINRSKRYGHVFSVAMLDIDNFKLVNDNYGHTEGDKVLTLMADLARKCLRNVDLVARFGGEEFLIILPETDIKRACAVVERFCRVFNEASLSDVLCAKNLTLSGGIAQFPHDGEDALSLLKTADERLYLAKSSGRNRIVADKLN; encoded by the coding sequence ATGCAGTCTTTTGTACACCCTTCAGAAAATTACCAGATTCTTAAATCCCTTGATAGCCTGGTTCAAAACATAACTGAAAATCAGAAAGTGTTTTGTCAGAAAGTTGCAGAAATCAAGGACAATCACTACACGCTGGTAAAAAGCTACTACCAAGAATCGCAAAGACTGATTAAAATGTTGAAAGAAACGGCATTCCTGTGCTCCCTAATGTTCAGCATTGAAGACGAAAAGAGCATCTGCGTCAGCGCCATAAACATCCTGCGCAAATTACTCCAGGAACCGGTAACAATCAGGATTTTATGCGCTTCCAGCAGTCGTACCAAATTGGAAACCGTTGCGGAAGAGAAATCTGCCGCGCACGATATCAAAAACGTATGCTCAAAAAGTCCGCTCAACTGCATTGCAATTAAGACGTGCCGCCCCATAATCTACTCACCGCTGGAAAGCACCGTCCCCTGCCCGGAAATGCTGGACTCACCCGACCAGTACACGTATGCCTGTGTACCGCTGGTCGCGGAGGGCGTGGCATTCGGCTGCATAAATATTCTCTTTGAACACGACACTAAGATGGACCGGTTGAAAGAGAATATAGATTTGATTAACATTCTAGCGGGCTATGCATCGCTGGCAATATACAATAACCGGCTCATCAAAACCGTGAAAAGAGAGGCATTGACAGATAAACTAACCGGTCTTCCCAACCGGCGTTTCGGTATGGAAGCCCTGCAAGGCGAAATCAACCGGAGCAAAAGATACGGCCATGTATTCTCTGTCGCTATGCTGGACATCGATAATTTCAAGCTGGTGAACGACAACTACGGCCACACCGAAGGCGACAAAGTGCTCACGCTGATGGCTGACCTGGCCCGTAAGTGTTTGAGAAATGTGGACCTGGTAGCCAGATTCGGCGGAGAGGAATTTTTAATTATCCTCCCGGAAACCGACATCAAGAGGGCATGCGCGGTCGTCGAACGATTCTGCAGGGTATTTAACGAAGCCAGTTTATCCGATGTCCTGTGCGCAAAGAACCTGACTCTCAGCGGCGGCATCGCTCAGTTTCCGCACGACGGAGAAGACGCCCTTTCGCTGTTAAAAACGGCGGACGAGAGGCTCTACCTGGCCAAAAGCAGCGGGCGCAACAGGATAGTTGCCGATAAGCTGAACTAA
- the phnD gene encoding phosphonate ABC transporter substrate-binding protein has translation MMTRLWSKLIVLLSLGSLLLATAACGRIGEKNQGSAASQVTELRIGLIPSENAEEIMKRYQGLVDYLSKELNIKVTPYVSTDYTGVIEAMRAKHLDVAFYGPFSYILAAKEAGAEAFAIGIGEDGKDTYHSLFITRKDSGIKSIADLRGKTFTFGDPASTSGHLIPRYMLTKAGLDPDKDMKVQFSGGHDATALAVKNEKVDAGAMASEIYEKLVKNNIISPDEVIVFAKSDPLPHSPWAYRNDLPQDLKDKVKKALLEVDQKAPDALEGTNFIKFKEVDDNRYDIIRDVAKTLNLDLRKLK, from the coding sequence ATGATGACCAGGCTGTGGAGCAAACTTATAGTATTGCTGTCCCTGGGCAGCCTTCTCCTGGCGACTGCCGCCTGCGGCAGAATCGGGGAAAAGAATCAGGGTTCCGCCGCCTCGCAGGTGACTGAACTTAGGATTGGGCTTATTCCGTCAGAAAATGCGGAAGAGATTATGAAGCGATATCAGGGGTTAGTCGACTACCTGAGCAAAGAGCTGAACATTAAGGTAACCCCCTATGTGAGTACCGACTATACGGGGGTAATAGAGGCTATGCGTGCAAAACATTTAGATGTAGCATTCTATGGCCCATTTTCCTATATCCTGGCTGCGAAGGAAGCTGGCGCCGAAGCTTTTGCCATTGGTATTGGCGAGGATGGAAAGGATACCTATCATTCTTTATTTATCACGCGAAAGGACAGCGGTATCAAATCCATCGCTGACCTAAGGGGCAAAACCTTCACCTTTGGTGACCCGGCCTCCACTTCCGGTCACCTGATTCCCCGTTACATGCTGACCAAAGCGGGGCTGGATCCCGATAAGGATATGAAGGTGCAGTTTTCCGGCGGTCATGATGCCACTGCCCTGGCGGTAAAGAACGAAAAGGTCGATGCAGGAGCCATGGCCAGTGAAATATACGAGAAGCTGGTAAAAAACAACATTATCAGCCCCGATGAGGTTATCGTCTTTGCTAAGTCCGATCCGTTACCTCACAGCCCCTGGGCTTACCGGAATGACCTGCCCCAGGATCTCAAGGACAAAGTGAAAAAGGCTTTACTGGAAGTTGATCAGAAGGCTCCGGATGCCCTTGAGGGAACTAACTTTATCAAATTCAAAGAGGTGGATGACAACCGCTACGATATAATCCGGGACGTGGCCAAAACCCTTAACCTGGACCTGAGAAAGTTGAAATGA
- the phnC gene encoding phosphonate ABC transporter ATP-binding protein: MIRITNLSKEYRGGVKAVVDVNLEVHKGEFVALLGLSGAGKSTLLRCINGLVQPTTGEVTVANLNVNGRSRELRELRRRVAMIFQQFNLVKRLTVLDNVLCGRLSYCGIFFSCCRIFSDADRELAWHALARVGLQDKAFQRADQLSGGQQQRVGIARALVQQPEVLLADEPVASLDPKSSRRVMDILASINREDGLTLLVSMHDVDLALEYASRVVGLRDGRMVLDKPAHTVSKADLEWLYQQPDDSAEFDTMAEVAYA, encoded by the coding sequence GTGATTCGCATAACTAACTTATCCAAGGAGTATCGGGGCGGCGTGAAGGCCGTGGTGGATGTCAACCTGGAGGTGCATAAAGGGGAATTTGTGGCCCTTTTGGGTTTAAGTGGAGCCGGCAAATCCACTCTTTTGCGTTGTATTAACGGGCTGGTGCAGCCTACCACCGGGGAGGTGACGGTGGCGAACCTTAATGTCAATGGCCGGTCCAGGGAGCTTCGCGAATTGCGACGCCGGGTGGCCATGATCTTCCAGCAGTTTAACCTGGTGAAACGGCTGACCGTACTGGACAATGTGTTATGTGGGCGTTTGAGCTATTGCGGTATATTTTTCAGTTGTTGCCGGATTTTTTCAGATGCCGACCGGGAACTGGCCTGGCATGCCCTGGCGAGGGTGGGACTGCAGGACAAGGCCTTCCAGCGGGCAGACCAGTTAAGTGGTGGGCAGCAACAAAGAGTAGGTATTGCCCGGGCACTGGTACAGCAACCAGAAGTACTGCTGGCCGACGAGCCCGTGGCCAGTTTGGATCCCAAATCGTCCCGGAGGGTAATGGATATTCTTGCCAGCATCAACCGGGAAGATGGCCTGACTCTCCTGGTCAGCATGCACGATGTGGACCTGGCCCTGGAATATGCTTCCAGAGTAGTGGGATTGCGGGATGGTCGGATGGTGCTGGATAAGCCCGCCCATACCGTAAGCAAGGCCGACCTGGAATGGCTTTACCAGCAGCCCGATGATTCAGCAGAGTTTGATACGATGGCGGAGGTTGCCTATGCTTAG
- the phnG gene encoding phosphonate C-P lyase system protein PhnG, which translates to MNEERLRTILHRVDNGILSQLARSVLAASPEIRVIKPPQVGLVMMQARETVENEPFNLGEVLVTECTVALGEATGWGCCLGDDPERAYHLAVLDLALHLGVGPVDGIRAALLAEEERILREDGAEFANIARSRVQFEALG; encoded by the coding sequence ATGAACGAAGAGCGCCTCCGGACGATTTTGCACAGGGTGGATAACGGTATCCTCAGTCAACTGGCCCGCAGCGTGCTGGCTGCCTCTCCGGAAATCAGGGTAATTAAGCCGCCTCAAGTGGGCCTGGTGATGATGCAGGCCCGGGAAACGGTGGAAAACGAGCCCTTCAATCTGGGGGAAGTTTTGGTTACGGAATGTACTGTGGCGCTCGGGGAAGCTACCGGCTGGGGTTGTTGTCTTGGTGACGATCCGGAGCGGGCCTACCACCTGGCCGTGCTTGACCTGGCATTACACCTGGGTGTGGGGCCGGTTGACGGAATAAGAGCGGCCCTGTTGGCTGAAGAGGAACGTATACTTCGAGAAGATGGGGCCGAATTTGCCAATATTGCCCGTTCACGGGTACAATTTGAGGCCTTGGGGTGA
- a CDS encoding aminotransferase class IV → MICINGQFLPASRAQIPALDQGFLYGYGLFETILVRGGQPVLLEAHLKRLEKGCTALGMALPLLLTELGRLVYQTIKLNDTTDGALRLTLSAGTAPGEAAGNLVISTRPLPYSTPDYQKGFRAGWSSFRRNEQSPLVKFKTLNYLENVLAKKEARERGWDEALFLNTAGYVAEGAVSNIFLVKNSQVITPSPDQGLLPGIMRQVVLETCRRLGIAAQERPVSPHELLDADECFLTNSLMMVMPLVKINDRPIGSGQPGVVTEKIKMAVSGHIS, encoded by the coding sequence GTGATATGTATAAACGGCCAGTTTTTGCCGGCAAGCCGCGCTCAAATTCCCGCCCTGGACCAGGGATTCCTTTATGGCTACGGCCTTTTTGAGACCATCCTGGTACGTGGGGGTCAACCCGTGTTGCTGGAAGCACACCTGAAACGACTGGAGAAGGGATGCACAGCCCTGGGGATGGCCCTGCCCCTGTTACTGACTGAGCTGGGCCGTCTGGTATATCAAACAATAAAACTAAACGATACCACAGACGGCGCCCTGCGCCTAACCCTTTCCGCCGGAACGGCCCCGGGCGAAGCCGCCGGCAACCTGGTCATCTCCACCCGCCCCCTGCCTTACAGCACCCCGGACTACCAGAAGGGGTTTCGGGCCGGCTGGTCATCTTTCCGGCGTAATGAACAATCTCCTCTGGTAAAATTCAAAACTTTAAACTACCTGGAAAATGTGCTGGCCAAAAAGGAAGCCCGGGAAAGAGGGTGGGATGAGGCACTTTTTTTGAACACCGCCGGCTATGTGGCAGAAGGAGCAGTGAGCAATATCTTTCTGGTAAAAAACAGCCAGGTGATTACTCCCTCTCCGGATCAGGGGTTGCTGCCCGGCATCATGAGGCAGGTGGTGCTGGAAACCTGCCGCCGTCTGGGCATTGCGGCACAGGAGCGGCCGGTCTCGCCGCATGAACTGCTCGATGCCGACGAGTGTTTCCTGACCAATTCTTTAATGATGGTAATGCCCCTGGTAAAAATTAATGACCGCCCCATCGGTAGCGGACAACCAGGAGTTGTAACCGAAAAGATAAAAATGGCGGTAAGCGGCCACATATCATAG